In Paracoccus contaminans, the genomic stretch TCAGGCTGAACAGCGCCGTCCCGTCGGCGCGCAGCGTCGGCTCCATCGTGGCGAAGGCGATCGAGGACAGCGGCACGAAGACGAGGCCCATCCCCATCCCCTGGATCACGCCGGTGCGGATCACCGGCTCGGCCCCCATCAGGGGTGAAAAGCCGCTCATCATGTGCATCGACCAGCCGGTCAGCAGCAGCCCCGCCGCGATCAGCGCGCGCGCATCGACAAAGCGCAGCAGCCGTCCGACCAGCAGCATGACGAGCATCGTGCCCATGCCGCGCGGCGCCATGATCATCCCGACCGTCAGCACCGGAAAGCCGTAGATGCGCGACAGCAGCGGCGGCAGCAGCGCCATCGAGGCCATCAGCACCATCCCGACCACGAAGATCATCACCAGCCCCAGGGAAAAGTTGCGGTCGGCGAAAAGGCGCGGGTCGATGAAGGGCCGCTCGGCCGTCAGGAAATGCGTGGAGGCCACCCACAGCCCCGTCAGCGCCAGCCCCAGTTCCACCCAGACCTCGGTGGAGCTGAACCAGTCCAGCTCGGCCCCCCTGTCCAGCATCATCTGCAGCGCCCCGATGCCCAGCGCGAGGAAGGCAAAGCCGAACAGGTCGAAATGGCGCGGCCTGGGCGCGCGTTCGGGCAGATAGGCGGCCGACCCCAGCAGCGCGATGATGCCCACCGGCAGGTTGATGAAGAACACCCAGCGCCAGTCGAAGTTTTCCGTCAGCCAGCCGCCCAGCGTCGGGCCGATGATCGGGCCGACCATGATCCCCGCGCCCCACATCGCCATGGCCTGGCCCTGCCGCTCGGGCGGGTTGATGTCCAGCATGAAGGTTTGCGACAGCGGCACGATGGCGGCGCCGAACAGCCCCTGCATCAGGCGGAAGGCGACCATCGCGCCCAGGTTCCACGACAGCCCGCACAGCACCGAGGCCAGCACGAAGCCGATGATCGAGACGAGAAACAGCCGCTTGCGCCCGATCTGGTCGGCGACCCAGCCGGTCAGGGGCGTCGCGATGGCGGCGGCGACGATATAGGATGTCAGCACCCAGTTGATCGTGTCGGGCGAGGCGCCCAGGTCGGTCTGCATCGAGGGCAGCGCGACATTGGCGATGGTGGTGTCCAGCACCTGCATCACCGTCGCCAGCATCACCGATATGGTGATCAGCCCGCGCCGCGGCACCGGCCCCGCCGGAGGCGCCGCCTGTGCCGCGGCCGCGCCGGCGGCAAGGCCCTTGGCGGGCGGCGGGACGGAGGGCGGGGCGGGCCGGGGGCCGGTCGGTGCGCAGGGGCCTCGGCGGGCGGGCTGCTGCTCAATGCACCGCGTCCTGCCCGGCCAGCGCGCCCAGCCGGCCTTCCAGGGCTTGCAGGCGCGTCTGACGGCGCGTGTCCACCGTGACCGTCGCGCTCAGCCCCGATCGCAGGTCGGCGATGTCCTGTCCGTCCGACAGCAGCAGCCGCACCGGCACACGCTGGGTGACCTTGACCCAGTTGCCCGTCGCATTCTGCGCCGGCAGCAACGAGAATTCGGCCCCCGTGCCGGGGGCGATCGTGTCGACGCGGGCGGTGTATTCGCGCCCCGGAAAGGCATCGAACGCAACCGTGGCGGGCTGGCCGGGGGCGATGCTGGCCAGCTGGGTTTCCTTGAAGTTCGCCTCGATCCAGCTCTGGCCTGTCACCATCAGCGAAAAGACCGGGGTGCCGGCGGCCACGAACTGGCCGGGCCGGAACGAGGATGCCTGCGTGACGATGCCGTCGGCGGGGGCGCGCATCCCGGTGCGGGCCAGCCTGAGGGCCGCATCGTCGCGCGCGGCCTGGGCCTGGCGCACGAGCGGATGGTCGTCCACCGCCCCCTCGGGCTGCCCGCCCAGCGCCGCGGCGGCGTTCTGAACCTCGGCCTCGGCCGCCGTGACGGATTGGCGCGCGGTTTGCAGGGCGTGGTTCGTCTCGTCGCGCGCCGACTGGGTTCCGACCCCGCGGCGGGTCAGCTGGTCCTGCCGCTGCGCCTCGCTTTCCCGGTAGGCGAGATCCTCGCGCGCGGTGTCCAGCTTGCTTGACGCCAGCCGCCAGGCGGCCCGCAGACCCGTGACCTGCAGCCGGGCCGAAGCGACCGCAGCATCGGCCTGCGCCAGCGCGATCGCCAGCGGCTCACGGTCAACGACGAACATCACATCGCCCTTGGCGACGCGCCCGCCCTCGTGCACGCGGCTTTCGGTGACGCGGCCCCCCACATCGGGCGCGACCAGCAGCCGCGCCTGATGCAGGCTGGCGTTGTCGGTTTCCTCGTAACGCCCGCCGTTCAGCACATACCAGCCGGCCGCCGCGGCAAGCGCCACGGGCAGCGCCAGCATCAGGGCGCGCCGCCGGCCCGCGCGGCGCGGCGCGGGCGCTGCGGTGACTGCAGCGCTCGCTGCATGGCCCGATGGTTTCGCCGCCTCGGTGGCGGGCATCGGCAGATCGTCACTCATTCCTGCGGTCCTGTTCGATGAAGGCGCCGCCGGGCGAGGGCGTGCCAGGGTTGTCGTCCCGCCCCGGCATCCCGGCCGGGCCGGCCCCAGGTTTCCGGGCGCGGGACGCGGGGCCGGATGGGGGCATGCGGCCGCGGATCGCCCCTTCGGGCCCGCACGGCCATGCGCAGGCGCCGCGCCGCGGCGGCATCGCAAGGGAATTGGCCAAGGGGCGAAAGGCAGCGGGCAATACGAACCGGGGAAAGGTCAGGCAGGCTCATGGCATAGTCAGCCATTCCCCGTCTTTCAATCACCCACTCGCCCGCCGCGACAGGACGGAGATCATTTCACAAGGTCGGATCGCCCGCAGCCGGCAGGCGCAAGGCCGTGAAGCCCCGTCCCCGCACCCCGATCTGCGCCCCGCCCGATCGCGCCCAGCCCGTCCCATGCCGCTGGTGGCACCCCTGCGCCCGGTCCACGACGGGTCAGCCTGCGGCCCTGAAAGGACGAGGGATGAGACACAGCTTTACGCGGGACTGGCAGGAAGGTGCGCAATATGGATAAGGCCGGCCATTGCGGTCAGGGCCAACGGCCTTGGATGACAACGCCTGTCGCCCGTTCACAGGCCCGCAGAGCAGCCGATCCGGGATCTCATTCAGGGAGGCTGTTGTTCAAGACAACACCACAGGTCGCCCGGCAAGGTATTCAGTGGTGAGCCCAACAGGATTCGAACCTGTGACCCACTGATTAAAAGTCAGTTGCTCTACCAACTGAGCTATGGGCCCAACACAGGGGGCTGATTAGGCAGCGTCCCGCCGGGGGTCAAGCGGAAAAAGCACGCTCTGGCACAAAGGCGGCCTTGCAGGTATGAAGGGGGGATGGAGCGTCCTTCGTCTGACGGCCTGCCCTTCGTCAAGATGCACGGGGCGGGCAATGATTTCGTCATCATTGATTCGCGCGCACGGGACGGGCGGCGCGTCTCGCCCGCGCAGGCGCGCGCCATCGGGGACCGGCACCGGGGGGTCGGCTTCGACCAGCTGGCCGAGATCGTCCCCGATGATGGGGCGGATTACCGCCTGATCTTCTGGAATGCGGATGGCAGCCAGGCGGGCGCATGCGGAAACGCCTCGCGCTGCGTGGCGGCGCTGATGCTGGCCGAGGCGGGCACCGGCGCGGTCCGCTTTGCCACGGCGCGGGGCATCCTTGCCGCCCGCCATGAGCAAGGCGGGGTCTGGGTGAACATGGGCGCGCCGCAGCTTGCTTGGGACGAGGTGCCGCTGGCCCGCGCGGTGGATCCGGGCCACCTGCCGCTGGAGGGTGGCCCCGCGGCGGTGGGCATGGGCAATCCGCATTGCGTGTTCTTCGTGCCCGATGCCGAGGCCGTTCCCCTGGCCGAACGCGGCCCGGCGGTCGAGCGCGATCCCTTGTTCCCCCAGCGCACGAATGTCGAATTTGCCAGCCTCACCGGCCCCGACCGGCTGCGGATGCGGGTGTGGGAACGGGGGACGGGCATCACGCTCGCCTGCGGATCGGGCGCCTGCGCGGCTGCGGTGGCGGCCTATCGCCGCGGGCTGACGGGCCGGCGCGTCACCCTTGATCTGGACGGCGGAACGCTGATCGTGGACTGGCGCGAGGACGGTGTGTGGATGACCGGCCCGGTCGCGCGGGTCTTTGACGGCGTGCTGCGCGCCGAATGGCTGGCCGCGGGGCACGGGGCATGACCGCGCCCGCAGGCTCCCCCCGCCCGCTGCTGCTGGCAACGCTCGGCTGCCGCCTGAATGCCTATGAATCCGAGGCGATGGCCGAGATGGCGGCGGCCGCGGGCCTTGACGGCGCGGTGATCGTGAACACCTGCGCCGTGACCGCCGAGGCGGTGCGCAAGGCGCGCCAGGAAATCCGCCGCCTTGCCCGCGAGAACCCCGGCGCGCCGATCATCGTCACCGGCTGCGCCGCGCAGACCGAACCTGAAACCTTCGCCGCCATGCCCGAGGTCGCCCGCGTCGTCGGCAACCATGAAAAGATGCAGCCCGCGACATGGGCCGGCCTTGCCGCCCCCGATTACGGGACCGAGCGGGTGATGGTCGACGACATCATGTCGGTGCGCGAAACCGCCGGCCACCTGATCGACGGCTTTGGCCGCCACCGCGCCTATGTGCAGGTCCAGAACGGCTGCGATCACCGCTGCACCTTCTGCATCATCCCCTATGGGCGCGGCAATTCGCGGTCTGTGCCCGCCGGCGTCGTGGTGGACCAGATCAGGCGCCTGCGGGACCGGGGCTTCAACGAGGTCGTGCTGACCGGCGTCGATCTGACCAGCTGGGGCGCCGATCTGCCCGGCGCGCCGCGGCTGGGCAACCTGGTGCGGCGCATCCTGCGGATGGTGCCCGACCTGCCGCGGCTGCGCATCAGCTCGATCGACAGCATCGAGGCGGATGCCGAGCTGATGGAGGCGATCGCCACCGAGCCGCGCCTGATGCCTCATCTGCACCTGTCGTTGCAGCATGGAGACGACCTGATCCTGAAACGGATGAAGCGGCGCCACCTGCGCGATGACGCGATCGGGTTTTGCGAACAGGCCCGGCAGCTGCGCCCCGACATCGTCTTCGGCGCCGACATCATCGCGGGCTTTCCCACCGAAACCGAGGCGATGTTCCAGAACGCGCTGGCGCTGGTGAGGGATTGCGGGCTGAGCTTCCTGCACGTCTTTCCCTTCAGCGCCCGCAAGGGCACGCCCGCGGCGCGGATGCCGCAGGTCCGCGGCGAGGTGATCCGCGAACGCGCCGCCCGCCTGCGTGCCGCGGGCGATGCGGCGCTGCGCGCGCATCTGGATGCGCAGGTCGGCCGGGTGCACCGCGTCCTGACCGAAGGCCCGCGCCTGGGGCGCACCCCCCAGTTCACCGAGATCGCCTTTGCCCGCGACATGCCCGAAGGCACCCTGCTGACCGTGTCGGCGCAGGGCCATGATGGCGCGCGGCTGATCGCCGCCTGACCGGCCCGCCGCAGCGCGGCCGCGCGATCTTTTGCTGCCCGGTGCTGGCGGTGGCGCCCGCCGGCGAAGGGGGCTATGATGGCCCTTGCGCCATGCGGCGCGGATGAAACTTTCCGGGAACCCGCGGCATGACCGATTCCGAGATCGACCAGATGTCCTTCGAGGACGCCATGAAG encodes the following:
- a CDS encoding DHA2 family efflux MFS transporter permease subunit; the encoded protein is MLATVMQVLDTTIANVALPSMQTDLGASPDTINWVLTSYIVAAAIATPLTGWVADQIGRKRLFLVSIIGFVLASVLCGLSWNLGAMVAFRLMQGLFGAAIVPLSQTFMLDINPPERQGQAMAMWGAGIMVGPIIGPTLGGWLTENFDWRWVFFINLPVGIIALLGSAAYLPERAPRPRHFDLFGFAFLALGIGALQMMLDRGAELDWFSSTEVWVELGLALTGLWVASTHFLTAERPFIDPRLFADRNFSLGLVMIFVVGMVLMASMALLPPLLSRIYGFPVLTVGMIMAPRGMGTMLVMLLVGRLLRFVDARALIAAGLLLTGWSMHMMSGFSPLMGAEPVIRTGVIQGMGMGLVFVPLSSIAFATMEPTLRADGTALFSLMRNIGSSIGISILGYLLTRNTAVNHVELVSPLTAVNPDLQRMADGLGGLTTAQAAGVIDSLVTRQAMMIAYNDDFVVMMWMCLAVVPLIFLLRRPRARR
- a CDS encoding HlyD family secretion protein, coding for MSDDLPMPATEAAKPSGHAASAAVTAAPAPRRAGRRRALMLALPVALAAAAGWYVLNGGRYEETDNASLHQARLLVAPDVGGRVTESRVHEGGRVAKGDVMFVVDREPLAIALAQADAAVASARLQVTGLRAAWRLASSKLDTAREDLAYRESEAQRQDQLTRRGVGTQSARDETNHALQTARQSVTAAEAEVQNAAAALGGQPEGAVDDHPLVRQAQAARDDAALRLARTGMRAPADGIVTQASSFRPGQFVAAGTPVFSLMVTGQSWIEANFKETQLASIAPGQPATVAFDAFPGREYTARVDTIAPGTGAEFSLLPAQNATGNWVKVTQRVPVRLLLSDGQDIADLRSGLSATVTVDTRRQTRLQALEGRLGALAGQDAVH
- the dapF gene encoding diaminopimelate epimerase; this translates as MERPSSDGLPFVKMHGAGNDFVIIDSRARDGRRVSPAQARAIGDRHRGVGFDQLAEIVPDDGADYRLIFWNADGSQAGACGNASRCVAALMLAEAGTGAVRFATARGILAARHEQGGVWVNMGAPQLAWDEVPLARAVDPGHLPLEGGPAAVGMGNPHCVFFVPDAEAVPLAERGPAVERDPLFPQRTNVEFASLTGPDRLRMRVWERGTGITLACGSGACAAAVAAYRRGLTGRRVTLDLDGGTLIVDWREDGVWMTGPVARVFDGVLRAEWLAAGHGA
- the mtaB gene encoding tRNA (N(6)-L-threonylcarbamoyladenosine(37)-C(2))-methylthiotransferase MtaB, with the translated sequence MTAPAGSPRPLLLATLGCRLNAYESEAMAEMAAAAGLDGAVIVNTCAVTAEAVRKARQEIRRLARENPGAPIIVTGCAAQTEPETFAAMPEVARVVGNHEKMQPATWAGLAAPDYGTERVMVDDIMSVRETAGHLIDGFGRHRAYVQVQNGCDHRCTFCIIPYGRGNSRSVPAGVVVDQIRRLRDRGFNEVVLTGVDLTSWGADLPGAPRLGNLVRRILRMVPDLPRLRISSIDSIEADAELMEAIATEPRLMPHLHLSLQHGDDLILKRMKRRHLRDDAIGFCEQARQLRPDIVFGADIIAGFPTETEAMFQNALALVRDCGLSFLHVFPFSARKGTPAARMPQVRGEVIRERAARLRAAGDAALRAHLDAQVGRVHRVLTEGPRLGRTPQFTEIAFARDMPEGTLLTVSAQGHDGARLIAA